The following coding sequences lie in one Serratia symbiotica genomic window:
- the fbaA gene encoding Fructose-bisphosphate aldolase class 2, whose translation MSKIGSFIKPGVITGDDLQKVFLIAKQNNFALPAVNCIGIDSINAVLETAMKVRAPVIIQFSNGGSEFIAGKGIKTDIPQGAAILGAISGAYHVHKMAKHYGIPVILHTDHCAKKLLPWLDGLLDAGEKYFIKTGKPLFSSHMIDFSEETLEENISICSKYLSRMSKIDMTLEIELGCTGGEEDGVNNDYIDISTLYTQPKDIAYAYEKLHAISPRFIIAASFGNVHGVYKQGNVKLTPTILRDSQEYVSKKYHLPKNSLNFVFHGGSGSSNLEIQESISYGVIKVNIDTDIQWSSWNGILKYYKKNIDYLQSQLGNPHGMDKPNKKYYDPRVWIRFSQISMIVCLKKVFKDLNALDIL comes from the coding sequence ATGTCTAAAATTGGTAGTTTTATAAAACCAGGTGTCATTACGGGTGATGACCTTCAGAAAGTATTTTTAATAGCAAAGCAAAATAATTTTGCATTACCAGCAGTTAATTGTATAGGTATTGATTCTATAAATGCAGTGTTGGAAACAGCAATGAAAGTTCGTGCACCAGTAATTATACAATTTTCTAATGGTGGTTCTGAATTTATTGCTGGAAAAGGTATTAAAACAGATATTCCTCAAGGTGCAGCAATTCTTGGAGCAATTTCTGGAGCATACCATGTTCATAAAATGGCTAAACATTATGGTATACCAGTTATTTTACATACTGATCATTGTGCTAAAAAATTATTACCATGGTTAGATGGTCTTTTAGATGCTGGTGAAAAATATTTTATTAAAACTGGAAAACCATTGTTTTCTTCTCATATGATTGATTTTTCTGAAGAAACATTAGAAGAAAATATTTCAATTTGTAGTAAATATTTAAGTCGTATGTCAAAAATTGATATGACTTTAGAAATTGAATTAGGTTGTACAGGAGGTGAAGAAGATGGAGTAAATAATGATTACATAGATATTTCTACATTATATACTCAACCAAAAGATATAGCTTATGCTTATGAAAAATTACATGCTATTAGTCCACGTTTTATTATTGCTGCTTCATTTGGTAATGTACATGGTGTATATAAACAAGGTAATGTAAAATTAACTCCTACTATATTACGTGATTCTCAAGAATACGTATCTAAAAAATATCATTTACCAAAAAATAGTTTAAATTTTGTATTTCATGGTGGATCTGGTTCTAGTAATTTAGAGATTCAGGAATCTATTAGTTATGGTGTAATTAAAGTAAATATTGATACTGATATACAATGGTCATCTTGGAACGGTATTTTAAAATATTATAAAAAAAATATTGATTATTTACAGAGTCAATTAGGTAATCCACATGGTATGGATAAACCAAATAAAAAATATTATGATCCACGTGTATGGATACGTTTTTCACAAATTAGTATGATAGTTTGTTTAAAAAAAGTATTTAAAGATT
- the pgk gene encoding Phosphoglycerate kinase, translating to MSILKMCDLNLSGKRVFIRSDFNVPIKDGKIISDIRIRASLSTIKAALKQGAYVMVTSHFGRPIEGEYNSKFSLLPVVNYLKKHLNLPVFLVKDYLNGINFSRGELIVLENVRFNKGEKKNDEILSKKYASLCDVYVMDAFATSHRIQASTYGIGKFVPLACAGPLLSFELKMLNKALNNPVHPVVAIVGGSKVSTKLMVLDSLSKIVDELIVGGGIANTFIAAKGNNIGRSLYEPNLISHVKILLKTCNILVPTDVRVATEFSEIATDILKKSNEIKNNEQILDIGDISLERLSFILKNAKTIIWNGPVGVFEFPNFCKGTKIIAHAIANSKAFSIAGGGDTLAAIDLFGISNKISYISTGGGAFLEYISGNPLPSVVMLTEFAKKYLN from the coding sequence ATGTCTATCCTTAAAATGTGTGATTTAAATTTATCAGGTAAGCGTGTTTTTATTCGTTCAGATTTTAATGTACCTATAAAAGATGGCAAAATAATTTCTGATATACGTATTCGTGCATCTTTATCAACTATTAAAGCTGCATTAAAACAAGGTGCATATGTAATGGTAACTTCTCATTTTGGTCGTCCTATTGAAGGTGAATATAATTCAAAATTTTCTCTTTTACCAGTCGTTAATTATTTAAAAAAACATTTAAATTTACCAGTGTTTTTAGTAAAGGATTATTTAAATGGTATAAATTTTTCTCGAGGTGAGTTGATAGTTTTGGAAAATGTTCGTTTTAATAAAGGTGAAAAAAAAAATGATGAAATTTTATCTAAAAAATATGCATCATTGTGTGATGTTTACGTTATGGATGCTTTTGCTACTTCACATCGTATACAAGCATCTACTTATGGAATAGGTAAATTTGTACCATTAGCTTGTGCTGGTCCTTTATTATCTTTTGAATTAAAAATGTTAAATAAAGCATTAAATAATCCCGTTCATCCTGTAGTAGCTATTGTTGGAGGTTCTAAAGTTTCTACTAAATTAATGGTATTAGATTCATTATCTAAAATTGTTGATGAATTAATTGTGGGTGGGGGTATAGCTAATACTTTTATAGCAGCAAAAGGTAATAATATTGGTCGTTCTTTATATGAACCTAATCTTATATCACATGTAAAGATACTTCTTAAAACTTGTAATATTTTAGTACCAACAGATGTACGTGTAGCAACTGAATTTTCTGAAATAGCTACTGATATTTTAAAAAAATCTAATGAAATTAAAAATAATGAGCAAATTTTAGATATAGGTGATATTTCTTTAGAACGTTTATCTTTTATTTTAAAAAATGCTAAAACTATTATTTGGAATGGTCCTGTTGGTGTATTTGAGTTTCCTAATTTTTGTAAAGGAACAAAAATAATTGCTCATGCTATTGCTAATAGTAAAGCTTTTTCTATTGCAGGTGGTGGAGATACTTTAGCTGCAATAGATTTATTTGGTATTTCTAATAAAATATCTTATATATCTACTGGTGGAGGTGCTTTTCTGGAATATATTTCAGGAAATCCATTACCTTCAGTTGTTATGTTAACAGAATTTGCTAAGAAATATTTAAATTAA